A single Streptomyces mirabilis DNA region contains:
- a CDS encoding ATP-binding protein has protein sequence MRLPHVPRPRSLAGQLFAMQAVLIAVLVAGYALFSYVSDRSQAEDAAGRQAMAVARSIADAPSVRDAIRTTNPTKDLQPYALQVQRDTGVDFVTIMNPQGIRWTHPDETLIGKHFLGHIGPALHGKSFTETYTGSLGASVRAVTPILDNGHIVGLVSAGIKVEAITQRVQEQVTALVGVAGSALVLGGIGTYVINARLRRSTHGLNAAELSRMHDYHQAALHAVREGLLMLDGQYRVALMNDGGRELLGVTDEVVGHSVADLGLPAPLTGALLSAEPRVDEVHLTASRVLVVNTSPVSGGERRGTVVTLRDVTELQSLMGELDSERGFTQALRSQAHEAANRLHTVVSLIELGRAEEAVEFATAELELAQTLTDEVISAVSEPVLAALLLGKAAQANERGVELVVSEESGIDDGLLQTGLPARDLVTVLGNLIDNAMDAAQGTVGARVTVTAFTDDSGLVLRVADTGAGVDPAHAEAVFQRGWSTKPAGPGGRGLGLALVRQAVSRHYGTLTVAEARGGGAEFEARLPLPTVTPGAPAEPVPGAAGEPAPATAEGATAEGAAAEPESAQHALPGGDV, from the coding sequence ATGCGCCTTCCCCACGTCCCGCGACCCCGCAGCCTGGCCGGCCAGCTCTTCGCCATGCAGGCCGTGCTCATCGCGGTGCTCGTCGCCGGTTACGCGCTGTTCAGCTACGTCAGCGACCGCAGCCAGGCCGAGGACGCGGCGGGCCGCCAGGCCATGGCCGTGGCCCGTTCGATCGCCGACGCACCCTCCGTCCGCGATGCCATCCGCACCACGAACCCCACCAAGGATCTCCAGCCGTACGCGCTCCAGGTGCAGCGGGACACCGGCGTGGACTTCGTGACGATCATGAACCCGCAGGGCATCCGCTGGACCCACCCCGACGAGACGCTGATAGGCAAGCACTTCCTCGGGCACATCGGACCCGCCCTGCACGGCAAGTCCTTCACCGAGACATACACGGGCAGCCTCGGGGCGTCCGTCCGCGCCGTCACCCCGATCCTGGACAACGGCCACATCGTCGGCCTGGTCAGCGCGGGCATCAAGGTCGAGGCGATCACGCAGCGCGTGCAGGAGCAGGTGACCGCCCTCGTCGGCGTCGCAGGCAGCGCACTCGTGCTCGGCGGCATCGGCACGTACGTCATCAACGCCCGGCTGCGCCGCTCCACGCACGGCCTGAACGCGGCCGAGCTGAGCCGGATGCACGACTACCACCAGGCCGCGCTGCACGCCGTGCGCGAGGGGCTGCTGATGCTGGACGGGCAGTACAGGGTGGCGCTGATGAACGACGGCGGGCGGGAGCTGCTGGGGGTGACGGACGAGGTCGTCGGACACTCCGTGGCCGACCTCGGGCTGCCCGCACCGCTCACCGGCGCCCTGCTGTCGGCGGAGCCACGGGTGGACGAGGTGCATCTGACGGCGTCGCGCGTACTGGTCGTGAACACCTCCCCGGTGTCCGGCGGCGAGCGGCGCGGCACAGTGGTCACCCTGCGCGATGTGACCGAACTCCAGTCCTTGATGGGCGAGTTGGACTCCGAGCGCGGCTTCACCCAGGCGCTGCGCTCACAGGCGCACGAGGCCGCGAACCGGCTGCACACGGTGGTCTCGCTGATCGAGCTCGGGCGCGCCGAGGAGGCCGTCGAGTTCGCCACCGCCGAGCTCGAACTCGCCCAGACGCTCACCGACGAGGTGATCTCGGCGGTCAGCGAGCCGGTCCTCGCCGCCCTGCTGCTGGGCAAGGCGGCCCAGGCGAACGAGCGGGGCGTGGAACTGGTGGTGTCGGAGGAGAGCGGTATCGACGACGGGCTGCTCCAGACCGGCCTGCCGGCCCGTGACCTGGTGACCGTGCTGGGCAATCTGATCGACAACGCGATGGACGCGGCGCAGGGGACGGTGGGGGCACGGGTGACCGTCACGGCCTTCACGGACGACTCCGGCCTGGTCCTGCGGGTCGCCGACACGGGCGCGGGAGTCGACCCCGCCCACGCGGAGGCGGTCTTCCAGCGCGGCTGGTCCACCAAACCGGCGGGGCCCGGCGGCCGGGGCCTCGGTCTGGCCCTCGTACGTCAGGCCGTGAGCCGTCACTACGGCACGCTGACGGTGGCGGAGGCGCGCGGGGGCGGGGCGGAGTTCGAGGCGCGGCTGCCGTTGCCTACGGTTACCCCGGGCGCCCCCGCCGAACCCGTGCCGGGGGCCGCCGGAGAACCGGCCCCGGCCACCGCCGAAGGGGCCACCGCCGAAGGGGCCGCCGCCGAGCCCGAGTCCGCCCAGCACGCCCTGCCTGGAGGCGACGTATGA
- a CDS encoding response regulator, protein MTADPIRVLVVEDDPVAADAHVMYVGRVPGFTAVGKAHTGAEARRALDRTPVDLLLLDLHLPDVHGLQLARSLRAAGYHADVIAVTSARDLAVVREGVSLGVVQYVLKPFTFATLRDRLVRYAEFHAAVGEASGQDEVDRALATLRAPSPAALPKGLSAPTLERVTRALRDSAEGLTAAGVAESVGISRITARRYLEHLVDAGRAARAPQYGQVGRPELQYRWVKG, encoded by the coding sequence ATGACCGCCGACCCCATCCGTGTACTCGTCGTCGAGGACGACCCGGTCGCCGCCGACGCGCACGTCATGTACGTGGGCCGGGTGCCCGGCTTCACGGCGGTCGGCAAGGCGCACACCGGAGCGGAGGCGCGGCGCGCGCTGGACCGTACGCCGGTGGACCTGCTGCTGCTCGACCTGCACCTGCCGGACGTGCACGGACTGCAGCTCGCCCGCTCCCTGCGTGCCGCCGGCTATCACGCGGACGTGATCGCGGTGACGTCCGCGCGGGACCTCGCGGTCGTACGGGAAGGGGTCTCGCTCGGGGTCGTCCAGTACGTCCTGAAGCCCTTCACCTTCGCCACCCTGCGCGACCGCCTCGTCCGGTACGCCGAGTTCCACGCGGCGGTGGGCGAGGCGAGTGGCCAGGACGAGGTGGACCGCGCCCTGGCCACCCTGCGCGCCCCGAGCCCGGCCGCCCTCCCCAAGGGCCTCAGCGCGCCGACCCTGGAGCGGGTCACCCGGGCGCTGCGGGACAGCGCCGAGGGCCTGACGGCGGCCGGGGTCGCGGAGTCGGTCGGCATCTCCCGGATCACGGCCCGGCGCTATCTGGAGCACCTGGTGGACGCGGGACGGGCGGCGCGCGCCCCGCAGTACGGGCAGGTGGGGCGGCCGGAGTTGCAGTACCGGTGGGTGAAGGGGTAG